The segment CATGGTCTGGGCACCAGCACTGGTCCAGCAGTTGTTCTGGAGGCTCAGACCCTGGGGGCCAACGTGATGGATGCCACATGGACAACTGCCCAGGATCCTTTGAACACCAACAGCAAGGATATTGCTGGGAAGAGCAAGATAACATGATTGCCTCCACAAACTGTGTGGCCAgtaaaacaaagtgaaaagtATCTTCCCACCTTCCACAGGAGGTTTTGCTTCTCCAGATCCAGCAGAACTCAAAGTTCTTCTCCTAGTTCATATGGACAAAGCAGCACTCCAGGACATTTGTCACCTCCTTCTACATAGATGCCTGCATGAGAGCGACTAAATAACAGTTTCTCAGGATCTGTGTCTCCCAGCAGATCATAGAGGTCTCTGGTTGTCCAGCTCAGGTGGTGACCTGCATGGTCTGGACAGCAGGACTGTGTCTGAAGGAGGAGCCCAGCAAGGGCTGCTACATTTCTCAGCAAACTTTCATCCCTCCAAAACGCTCCTTTGCAGAGGGGCCAGAGCCCTTGAAGCCTTTTCAGCTGCAGCAATGGACCAGCAGGTCCAAGATGGGACCCTTCTGGATTGACAAGTGGTGGCCCTAAGCTGCTCCTCAGGCTTCTCACTGGGTGGGAGAGCAAGAGGATGGGAAGAGGGATCCCCCCTGTGAGATCACTCTGCAACACTGCTCAAAGCCCACgtgctggctctgcagagctgtgcctcCCAGAACCATCCACACAGACCCAGAACATTGCCCAGTCTGTGGTGACCAGCCTGGGTGGACCCTGAGCTGGTGGGAAGTCCTGAGGAGCAGTGGTGAGCCCTCCCAGGAAATAATGCCCTGGGCActggggcagctgccagcacaggagcTGGGCTCAGCAGGACCTGCTGTGCTGGTTGCCAGAGGCAGTTCCTGGGCTGTCATGAAGCTGCAGCAATCAGCATGTCCACAGTTCTCATCTAATTATTGCTGCACCAGGGCTTCAGGAACTACTATTTTATGGCTGAGCCATAAAAGTTGACACTGTGTTAAAATGTGATTTGCGAGGACTCCCATcctgcttccttcctctctgtttattttagaaaattgGCTGTATTAACTTATCAGACTTCCTACCTGCACCAGCACCGTGGCTCCCTGAGACATCATCTACTTCAGCCAGTTGTTTGCATGAGGTGGCAATGACAtatgctgagcagcagctgccagagccgTCCCGTGTCCCTGCCCCATGTCTGGCTCCCCACAGGTATCAAGGTGCTGCTCAGGCCTTGGGTGTGTTTGTTGGGccaaaaagagatttttaaagttAGTTCTGGGAAACAGGGTCATCTGGAGATCAATATTTTATAGTCATGTCGTTCAGGGAGATGTTTGCCTGATCAGGGGGCAGGGCATCTGGAGACAGCAGGGCCATCACCCTCAGCCTCACGTCAccatcctgcagcccagccagaTTTTTGGCATCTTTTACCCAGAACCAAACAGgctcagagctgggcagagggcTGAAGGAAGGAGCTCTTTTCCCTCAGCTCAGACATTCACATGATGGGCTTGTCCCCGAGccacagaaattaattatttctttgtagAAAAGCAGAGGATTGATCTGCACGGCTCCCATGAAGACTCGGCCTTGCTGCACCTCTGTCCCACACCTCCTGTGGGCTCAGTGCATGGGCTGGAAGACACTGCCCATGTCCTCCAGCAAAGCAAGGGGCAGAATCCACTTTGTGCTGGGAGCACATGGCCAGGGCTGTCTGGTCCAACCCTCCCTTGGACCAGGAATGTCACCAGCACCCAATCAGCTCAGCCAAGCCTTGACCACTTCCAATGGTGAAgaccccctccctccctgagGGCCTGTTGTTCACTGCATCAGCCTTAcggttaaaatatttttcctgttgtcCAAGCTGAAGGTCTGAAAGTTGTCACACCTTGTGGCTGTTGCCCCTTATTTTGTCACCTGCTTTTGCCAAGAAGAATTTGGCTCCATCACCTTTGCAGCTGTCCTTCCCAAAGGTGTTGGATGCTGTTAGACCCCATCCccctccacccttctccagggGTCCATAACCACCTCAGTAGCCTCTGTGGGACCCCCTCTGGTTTCTCTACATCCCTCTTGAGCTGGTTGGAGGGAACTGGGTACAAAAATCAGATGCACTCATCCAAACATCTAGTGTGGAGCACGGGAGCTACAGCAACAAGCAGAGCAGTGTTTGCCCAGCTTTGGGGATCAGCTTCCAGCACGTGAGCCCAtttgctgcccagctgctggttTGCCCTGGACCAGGTTTTTCTGGTGCTCTGTGACCGGTCACTTCTGTCCCCAGTCCCAGGAGCAGGAGGTTTCACCCACTTGTCTTTGTCTAGAAACACTGCTCAGGAGAGCGGGGCTGCTGCGCCGCGGGGCTGACGCACGGGCTGGATGGAACTTTCCATGAGAAGCACGTGTGTCCTGAAATAATTGCCCTATTAGTTCAGGAAGGGACAAGAAATTACTCATGAATGGCTCCTGTGCAAACACCCTGTCCTTGGTCCCCACCTGCTCCCGCTTggctcttctccctcttccccaacCTCCCATTTCCTTGCTCTCTGCCAAGGGAtggaggcagggaagaggggaagtCACAGACCTACCCAAGGTGAGAATCCAGCTCATCCTGGGAGTTCCCCAAAGCAGGGTGGTGGGTCACTCTGGGGAGAAGCTCCTCCTCGTCCTCCCCATGTCACCACCCTGCAGGTCTgcccagcagcaaagggaagCCTTTTTCCCCATCCTTTCTCCAGCCCTCCCTCAAGGCTGCCCAGGAGTCGGCGTTACCCGCCTGCCTTGCCCAGCACTGGGGAGTGGGTGAGCGGGGAGAGGCAAGTGAAAACGACCCAATGCAGAGAAGAATCAGAAAATGAGGGTCATGACAACGCTTCCTGAATGAGTTAGCAGCACCCAGGGGACTCTCACACTGCTGGATTTCCTGtcctggcagcagcccaggcaAGCTTAGTTTATTTCCTTGACAGACGAGCATCTGAGTCTGACTGGGGTTATTTTTACtctagaaatgttttattttctccttctttgcTCCCCTGGGTTTTTGTACGAGCAGTATTGCTAACACCAGCCATGGAGGTTGGTGTCACTTGTTCTTAGAACCTCAActttgctctggtgagacctccctgcagggctgggtccagctctggggtccccaacacaggacatggagctgtaggagcaagtccagaggaggccacagagatgatgggagggctggagcagctctgctctggagccaggctgggagagttggggtgttcagcctggagaagagaaggctccagggagaccttagagcaccttccagtgcctgaaggggctccaggaaagctggggagtggcttgggacaagagcagggagggatgggacaagagggaacagtttcaaactgaaagaagggcAGTTTAGATGAGATATGCGGATGAAatccttccctgtgagggtggtgagaccctggcccaggttgcccagagaagctgtggctgccccatccctggcagtgttgaagggcaggttggatggggcttggagcagcctgggctggtgggaggtgtccctgcccatgcaggggggttgggactggttgatctttaaggtcccttccaacccaaaccggtctgggattctgtggctctgtgcttcAGTTCCAGGACACACCTGAGGACATGACTGGCTGTGGCTCCCCAGGCAGGATGGCCCCTTGCACTGGGCAGTACTGGGCCTGGTACCCCCTGTCATGCTGTGGAGCCTCCCCTTGGCTTCCCCAAAGGGCTTCAGGGAGCCCAGCCCCAGGGTCACCATCCAGGAGGAGAGGAGCCCTCAAAGATATCTCTGCACCCTCCTGGTCCTCATCAAGCCCGAAGGACAAAGTCCCCAAACAAGCTCAAACCAACCCCAATCTCCAGCCCCGCCGTGCAGGCTGGTGTTCCCATGGCAGGGCCCTGGGGTGGGTGGTGGCTTCTGTGCTTCTTGGCCACCTCCTGAGGAGGTCAGTGTCCCCCTGAGGAGTCTTAATAACTTTCAGAGCAGGGTTGAGCAACCCAAACAGCAGATCAGCTGTTCCACCAGGGCCGGGGAATTCCTGTGGCTGCAGTTTCAGTATCTCACTGTTGAGCCATGTTTAGTCTGTGGCTATAAAGTAGCCTTGTTGCTATTCTGAGAGCATTTGTCTAATCAGGGGTCCAAGGAATTCTTTTTCTCAGTAGAAAGTTATGTTTATTTGGATAAGTTTATCCTGTGGGCTGGGTGCTGTGGAGaagcccagcacaggctgtgcaTTGCTGGAGCATCCACAACACTTCCCTGGATGCTGTGGCTGAGGAGCAGTGCTGGCCCAAGGACATAGTGAGGGACACCCACACTGCTCATCAGCTTCTCCCAGGATGTCTCCAGCCAAGAGCTGCTTGGCAGCTTGGGCAGTATTTTCCTGTAGCTGCTATTTTCAGAACTTTACTTTGCTGTGGTCAATCACAGATGACCCCAATGCTCTGGCTGCCACGCTCAGAAGCTGGTGAAACCCTGAGCTGATGGCACTTGCAGGGTCAAGGCTCATCACCTGGGACAGGTAAGTGATTTACCAGCCTCCCCAAGACCTTTTGATTCAACCCAGCCTCCTCATCCCTGAGGGAGTGGCAAAACTCAGGACCTCAAGACATTTTTCCCAGCAGCCTTTTTCACCTATGGGGTCATGGCATTTTTTGGAACCTACTAAAGCACTCAGCACTTTCTGGTGATTATTCCCAAGTTTCAATCCCTTCCCCGGGGAACTTTGCCCTCAGCATGGTGAGCTTCATCCCACGACTGACCTGAGAGCACCTGTGTCTGGCTGGACTTTACCCTGTTTGCTCATAGCAAACATGGCTGAGTTGTGACCACTTGCAACTCAGCAACCATGAATTTTTAGCTTTGGGATCAGTCCTTGTTATCTGCTGAGATaagggctgctgctgtgtcctgccctCTTTGGAAGGCACCAGTTCCAGCATTGGGAAATTGTCTCTGGTCACAGTGGGAAACGGGCTTCAGGGTGAGCCTGACACAGGtggtggctcctgctgccaccaccctgTGCCACCCATCGCCTTCACGGCTTGGGTGCTGGTGGCTTGGGTGCAGGTAATGGCTTTATCCTCTGCAAAAGGCcacttctccctccccagggctATCTGGGAGCATCCCTCCAGCTGCCAGCAATTCAGGTTGGTCTGAGGCTGTGCCTCAAACTAGGAATTAGGAACACCCAGTTCCCAGGCTCAGTGCTCATCACGTTGGCATCAACAACTCGATGTCTTCAGATCCCTTGCAGCCTGATTTGGTTTCACCTTGGCATCTGATCTTGTGCTAAATGACATTTCTGTCCCCCTTCTGCTCATCCTGTAAGCTCAGTGACCCCagaacagccccagcagctccctgtcccctGATCCCCCCTGGAAAAGGAGCTGCTCAGGACAGTGGGACTGTATCTCCAGTCTGACCAATGTCCCCACACACCAAACCCCCTCCGTGAGCTGGCATCCCCATCCAGTTCCCATCCAGGTGCTCCCAAGTTTCTCACACCCTTCATTCTGCAGCACAAAGTCTTGGAGATGATGGTACAGAGGGAACAAAGCTGTGGTGTCCATTGCAGGGTCCATGATGAGACCTGTCCTGTTGCAGAGGGACTGACCATCCTAGCAAAACATGGGACAAGCACCTGGCATTtccagctcccaccccagccctgcctctcccagcagtCCAGCTCCTCCCAGGAACTTGGGGATGGTGTTTGCAGAGTGACTCACACTAACCTGGCCTGTGGCAATAAATTCTCTTACAGCCATAACCAGATTTCTGCCTCTCCCACAGGGCTATTCCCGTTTTCTCCAGGGAGTCCCCCCAGGTCCCCATTTCTCTGCCTCTCACACCCACCAGTGCCTCTGTCCCCTGCAGGGACCATCCCCAGGCAGGTCAGTGGTGGTTATTCCAAGTTGTGCACCAGATTCCTGCACTGTGTGTCCCCCAGAAGCTCCAGCCTTTGCTGCCAGACAAGCTCAGATTGTTCACAGAAGAAAAGTGCAAGCGTTTGGATGCTCCTGGGCATCACCAATGGCTACAGCAGGACTCACTGGGCCTGACATTCAGGGCACAGAGAAGGTGTTGAGGAAGGCCCTGACCTGTGTCTCCCCAGtgtgctgccctgggaggaGTGGGAGCACAACCAAGTGATCCTGCAATGACAGTTTCCCAGCAGTGATGGTTGAGACTGAGGGGAGGTCAAGAGGACAGGGGTGatggagagaggggaggaagggcaAGAAAATCTGTGTCGGGGGCAGATATGAAGGGAAACTGTCCAgagtgggaaggggaggagatCACAGAGTCGTAGAATCactaaggctggaaaagacctccaagatcatccaagtccaactgtcaacccaacaccaccatgcccaccAAGCCATGACCCAAAGTGctacatctacatgttttttgaacacctccagggatggtgactccagaTGAAGactctctgcagtgctgggagaaagagaaggctctgcCCTGGATGAGCCAGCTGGGAACCAGCGCTCGCAGGGAGGCTGCACCCACTCACTGGGTCCCAGGGACAGTGACAGGGTCACAGCAGCCCCTGACAATGCACATCTGAGCCACCCAAGGCTGACCACAAGCAGGTGACAGGCACAAGACATTTCAGCTCCCAGCCACACCATGAAGGGCCTTTACAAAAGGTTTTcaccagccccaggagctgctgggggagtAGCCACCCCACCAAGCCACACAGCCAGGACCTGAACCATCACCACTGGGCTTTCAGTGGCTTCTTTTGGTGTGTTCCCACAGGCACCCAGAGCTACACGAGGTCACTCATGCTTCTGGGCATCTCCATGCTCAGAGGCCCCACTGTGTTCAAGCAGTGAACACTCTCCCTGGGACCAGCCTCATTTGGGGCAAAACTCTCTGTGTTCCCGCAGGACTACACCCAGGGCTGACCTCAGGAGCACCTGGCAACTGCTCCCTCACAAAACACAGCTCAGAAATTTGCACAACCAGATTTTCTCATCTCTAGTTGTGCAGCCACAGGATTTCAGGCTCCCGGGTGAAGCTCAGCTCCACCGGCGCCGAGAAACATGCCAGGAAGGAAAGGCAGCTACAAGGAATGATATTCTCCTTTTATTTACCTACGACCATGACAATGTATTTTTGCTAGCTGCAGAGATGCTTGGCACCGTCAGCTGGAGGCAGCGCGTCCATCCAGCTCAGCCAGGGTCAGCAACAACCCCCACCTCTCAAAACACACCATGGTTCTCCAGAGTAAGGAGAGCGTCTGATTCACGGAGCTGCTCTTCTCCATCACCAAACTCTCCGTCGTCAGGGCATGACACACCCCCCGGCTCCCCCAGCGGCCCCGCTGCCGGGGGATGGGTTTTCATCAGATAAAACCTGCTAACTTAGAAAATGTCAAACACACTcggcaagaaaaaaaaaataaaaggcatccACTCGGTCAGAGCTCTGCCGCGACACGCAAAATATTGCACTTGTAATTTCGGGAAAGGACACGAGGATTTCCTATTACATGGCAAGGCGTCCAGCTACAGGAGGTCAATAAATAAACcaggggtgggagcaggaggctTTGCAGGCCTCTGGGGAGGGACCCGGCGCTCGCCACGAGCGAAGGAAGAGCCGGGATCCCGCGGGAAAGCtgctggggggagctgggaggcaTCGCCGGCAcggggcagcacagcagcatcgTGGGGCTGGTCCAGTTCCCAAGTCTTTTATTCCAGGGAAGATGTTGATGTTGTCCCCTTGCAGGAGCCCTGCACAAAAGTCCTCCTGGCCGGGTCGGGATCACTCGTTGCCTTCCCAGCACCACTCACAGCTCATGCTTCACAGTAGTCTCGTGGGGGCTTCCCTCCTGGCTCAAACCCACGCCAGAGCCACCCCGGAGGCGTCGTACCAGCGATGGCGAGACGGGGCGATGGAGCAGTACCAGACTGCTTGGCTTGTTGGTCCCCTCAGCCTCGTGCTCGGTGCCACCAGCTGCCCCACACCCTTCGGCTGCAAGAACCTGGCTCGGGGGCACGGAGGGCAGCAGGAAGGCGTGCTCCCCCCGGCCCCTCTGCCGCCCCGTTTCATGTAAACACACAGTTCCCAGCCTGCCCCGAGAGAGCCCTTGGGTCTACAGCGGGGAGCTGGCCTTCTTCTGGTTGATTATGTCCAAGTACAAGTCAGAGCGCAGGAAGCGGGGGTAGGAGTCCTTCTCCATGAGCCCATAAATCCTCTTCTGCGCCAGGTCGAAGCAGCCGCGGGTGATGTTCTGCAGGTTCTCCTTGGTGTGTTCCCGCGTGTAGGAGTCCAGGTTGACCTGTGGGTGGAGAGACCAGCGCCGGTGAGAGGCTCCACGGGCAGCTGCCATGCCCCAGAGCCCCACACCTGCAGGGGAAACAGCCCTCACCTCCTTGCAGGACTGGATAGCAATGTACTCAGCAAAGATCTTCTTGGCTTTGGAGACCATCTTGGACTGGGATTTGATCTTCTTGAACTCCTCACAGGCCAGCCAGAACTCCAGGTTCTCCTCGCTGAACTCAGTGCGCAGGAAGGCCCTGAAGGCAGCGAGTCCATCTGCAGGGACAGACACACGTCTCTACTCTCAGCTCACCAGTGGGGAACAGCCCCATGAGACCCTCAGCCCAGCAACCTTGCAAAGATGGCACCTAAACTActtcccagccctgtcccctaAAAAACCCCCGAGAGCCCTTGTGCCAAGCAGGCAGTGACAGTGTTGCCAGCAGAGGCACAGCAATGTGAGCCATCCATGTGCTGAATCCACAGTTCTCAGCCCAGCTGCATGCAtgaggagctgggaaagggagGCTGGGattggagcaggggcagcaatGGGGAGATGATCACAACATGGGGCACCCCAGCTGTGACACACGAGAAGTGCAATGGGCTaaagcagctcctgcttcaTGGATCCACTGCCCTGCTCAGGCATGAATCCCTgccttttcctccctgctccctaTCCCAAAACTCCCCCCCtgggccaggcaggagcagacagGCTGCAGACAAGGGGCAGCCACATTTCTCATTGTCTACCCCCAAACACAGGAAAGGATTAACATAGGAAATCCCAGCTTTATCCATGCACGTGTCAGGACGTTCCCCCGGCAGCGAACGGAGGCGGAAGGGACAGGAAAACACTTACatttgtgcagcagcagcttctccagggaGTCCCCCCACTTGAGAGCTTCCTCAGGAGTGGGCCTGCAGGAGAAGGGACAGCGTGTTGGCAAAGCCCAGCTGCCAAATCCGCACTCGCTGCCTGCCAGGATGCAGCAGGAGCAAAACATTCCCAGATGATAAAGGAATTCCATGTGCCCCAGCCGGGGCGGCTCCCACATCAGCACCAGCATCACCAGAGCACCCgtgggcagagccaggcagcacCACGGTGGCTCTGCTGGAAGGAAACTTCTGCCTTTAGGCAGGCAGGAAGAAATTCCAATACAAAAAGGGCTGTGCGGGCAGTGCTGCCACTCGGGGTGTCTGAGCAAGAACTGGGAAAGCTCTGGGAAATGCCTGGGAGGCTGCGGGACAGTGGGATTCCAGCTGCCTGGCTCAAGCAGCGGGATAAGCCGCTGGGCATGAGAGCTGGGAGGGCTGATCTCTGGCTGCTGGAGCATCTCCAGAGCCAAGTGGTTTTTCAAACCATCGTCCAGGCAGCCTAAGTTTCCCATCCAGGCACTGGGAGAAAGCAGCACCGGGGGAAATTTCCAGCCTGGACCCCCACTGTGCTGCCTCCAGGGCACGgacctccctcccacccacgGGGAAGGAGcaattttcaggaaaaacaaatgtttctccttctcctgcagctaCAAAAACTGTTTGTTCACAGCTTCCCCCAGCGGGGCGTCCCCAGCCTCCCCGGAGGGGACTCTCAGCCCCCCCCGCAGCTGGTCCCcaagcccccccagccccgcaccaCCCGCTCGCGGCACCTACTTGAGCGATTTGAGGACTTTGTCCAGCTTGCTGGAGGGGTTGACCCCGGGGGACTCATTTCGCCGCCGAAAAATCCCCAGCCGGTTCTTCATGTCCTTAGCTCTAGAGGGAAAAGCAAGTTTGAGCAGGCGGGCGAGGGGCTCGGGGGAAGGatccccccccagcacccaggggacCCTCCAGCAGCCTCATCCCGTCACCTACTCCTTCATGGTGTGCCGGCGCTGCAAGCTGCCGTTGTGGGGTCTCTGGACACCCAGCAGCATCTCGGCGTGAAACTCCAGAGGCTGGGGCTTGGAAAGGTCCCGGAAAAAGGGCATGTCTGCTGGGACAGCCCGGGAGCAGCCGCCGGCGGGGCCAGAGGCTCAGGGAGCTCTGGCGCCCGCTCCGTCCCACGCTCCCGCCCGGCGCGGAAGTGGGAGGGTCGGGCTTCGGAGGAGGTTTTAAATGCGGAGCGGGGAGAAGGAGGCGAGAGTGAGGAAGGGCTGTGTCAGCCCCGCCGCCAGGCCGGACAGCTCCGGCGTTGCTGGGGAAACTCGAGGAAAGGTGGAAAAATCAACGCCGAGGGCGGATAGTGGGGCCTTTCAGGAGACTGAGGGAAAATAATCGTGGTGGAGAAAATAACCGCAGCGGGGATTTAAGAGGCTATTTTTAGAGCGCAGGCGTCCGGGGAAGGCAGCGGGGGCGGCAGAAGGGCCgagaggggctgggagctgagaggGACAGCAGCGTGTCACAGCATCCCCCCCCCCGGGACAGGGCTGGAGCCCACGCGTGACCTGCTGGTGCTCACACTCCCCTGGTACCAGCCCAGGACAGCCATGGGGACATGTGCATGGcaggggaggcgggggggggacAGGCAGAACGTGGCACAGAGGGGTGCTGGGGCACAGACCCCTCGTGCTGTCCCCTTGCACGGCTCCCCGCTCCACTGTCCTTGCACAGAGAGGATGACATACACCCAGACACAGGGCTCCCGGCTCCCCCAGAAATCTGCCACCAGGACAAGGGCAGGCACGGGTTTTTGGCAAGTGCCAGGGACAGCGggaccccccagcccagccccgcctGGCAGGGGGTCCCGGGGCCAGGGGGGCCGGGCGCGGCGCGGACAATGCTGCCCCCTCGTGGCCCTTGCGTGACAACGCAGCACGGCACGGGATGCTCGTCCTGCACCCCGGCTGGAGGTGCCACCAGGACTCCAGGGTGACACGGCAAAGCCACCCCCTGCTACCTCACATGGTCCCACACCTGTGGGTCTACACGAGGACGCTTGTAGGAGCCACCTCTGCCTGACCAAGCCATGCCCAGGACATTAGAGGGATGCCAGGCAAGGGTGTCCCCACCCTGAGTGATGCTGCCTGGACCCACAGCTCTCCCCAGTCCCAGGAGggtaaaatcatagaatcacagaatcattttggttggaaaacacctttgagatcatcaagtccaacagttAACTCCAcgctgccaaggccaccactaaacatgtccctcagcaccacatctacacggcttgcaaagccctgcagggatggggactccaccactgccctgggcagcctacaGCAACccactggaaataaaaaatagctgCAGCAATACCAGGGCTCAGTCCTGCAAGGTGATGAGCACCCTGAGCTATGGACGGGTTTCAGAGAGCAACTGCCCCCCAGTTCCCTGTGCTGTCTGCACCCTCATGGGGGGCTCAGGCAGTTTTGCTGCCTTTACATCATCTGGCCTGTGGTTCCAGCAGGACACaggtccctgtgctgccagctgccaGGTACTGGCTCTGCACTAACGTGGGAAAAGAGGATCCAAACACGGAGCCTCAGGCTCCAAACACCATCTGCCTCCCATCACCACGCTGCCGGCAATGCTGGCAGCCAAGGATGGGCCACCTCACGCAGCCCCCAGCCACAATTCTAGCAGTGTTCCCAGCTCAGCAAGGCAGCcgtgcagctctgccagccccgtGTGTGTGCCCAGCACACGTGCACAACgccagccagctgcagggagcagctctgctgcacaccAGGCTCTGGGGCTGGCAGGTGACAGGCTCGCGGGCTGTAACAGCAGCAAGCAGCACCTAAGGATGTTCCCCAACTTAAAACCCGCTGCTCCTCTTGCACACACTTGGAAATGAATAGCAAGGGGCACAAAACCAGACTGGGGCAGCTGTGGGCACACAGAGCCTCTAGCCACGGGAcacacagcccccagccccatgggCACACACacgcagcccccagccccatggaCACACACACGCAGCCCCCAGTCACAGCTGATCTGCAATATAAAATGCCACTTCAAAAACAATGTTTCATAAAAAACTGCTCGTTTCTGCCACCCCTTCTAAAGCCACACTCTAAGGTGACCGGGGCCCTGTGCCCACGTCTAGTCCCATCACCCTGCGCTGCTCCCAAACCATCCCCTGCAAACGCACAGCACCGGTCCCCGCAGGGAGCTCGAGTCCTACCTTTCCAGGTATTTTTCGGAGAAGTCCACCATGGCGCGGTGCATGGGGCAGTGCCGGGAGGGAAG is part of the Apus apus isolate bApuApu2 chromosome 19, bApuApu2.pri.cur, whole genome shotgun sequence genome and harbors:
- the RGS3 gene encoding regulator of G-protein signaling 3 isoform X4; translation: MPFFRDLSKPQPLEFHAEMLLGVQRPHNGSLQRRHTMKEAKDMKNRLGIFRRRNESPGVNPSSKLDKVLKSLKPTPEEALKWGDSLEKLLLHKYGLAAFRAFLRTEFSEENLEFWLACEEFKKIKSQSKMVSKAKKIFAEYIAIQSCKEVNLDSYTREHTKENLQNITRGCFDLAQKRIYGLMEKDSYPRFLRSDLYLDIINQKKASSPL
- the RGS3 gene encoding regulator of G-protein signaling 3 isoform X5 → MHRAMVDFSEKYLERAKDMKNRLGIFRRRNESPGVNPSSKLDKVLKSLKPTPEEALKWGDSLEKLLLHKYGLAAFRAFLRTEFSEENLEFWLACEEFKKIKSQSKMVSKAKKIFAEYIAIQSCKEVNLDSYTREHTKENLQNITRGCFDLAQKRIYGLMEKDSYPRFLRSDLYLDIINQKKASSPL